A window of the Acidithiobacillus thiooxidans ATCC 19377 genome harbors these coding sequences:
- a CDS encoding ISL3 family transposase: MVPEELFSLALGLVPPWLVDDVTFQVEEKRLDLHINFPKGSRFACPVCGEECPVHDTREHTWRHMDFFQHEAYLHARVPRVMCPEHGVHQIPVPWAREGSRFTLLFEALIMTLVREMPVLTVARLIGETDTLLWRVIDHYVPEARTRVDMAHVHAVGVDETSSRRGHDYITLFVDLEARRLLFATPGKDVSTFARFATDLEAHGGSAEAVTDVSMDLSPAFQKGAKEHLPNAQVTFDRFHLMKLVNEAVDAVRRSEAFTQPDLKKTRWLWLKNERKLKVKQKEKLQALLKDQNLKTAQAYQFRLTFQDIFTIKNRHQGATLLKAWLENAKTSDLPPIVKVAYTIMNHWDGVLHWFESQITNGILEGFNSLIQSAKAKARGYRTHKNFINMAYLILGKLDLRLPT; the protein is encoded by the coding sequence ATGGTCCCAGAAGAGCTGTTTTCTCTCGCGTTAGGGTTGGTACCGCCGTGGTTGGTGGACGATGTGACCTTCCAAGTGGAGGAGAAGCGCCTGGATCTGCACATCAACTTTCCCAAGGGCAGTCGCTTTGCTTGCCCCGTCTGTGGTGAGGAGTGTCCGGTACATGACACCCGTGAACATACTTGGCGGCACATGGATTTCTTTCAGCATGAAGCCTATCTCCACGCCCGCGTACCCCGTGTGATGTGCCCGGAACATGGGGTGCATCAGATCCCTGTTCCCTGGGCGCGGGAAGGCTCGCGTTTCACCCTGCTCTTTGAAGCGCTGATCATGACCCTGGTGCGGGAGATGCCGGTATTGACAGTAGCCCGCCTGATCGGCGAGACCGACACGCTCCTGTGGCGGGTGATTGACCACTATGTGCCCGAAGCCCGTACCAGAGTGGATATGGCCCATGTCCATGCCGTCGGCGTCGATGAAACCAGCAGTCGGCGCGGCCATGACTACATCACGCTCTTCGTAGATCTGGAAGCTAGGCGACTGCTGTTTGCCACCCCCGGTAAGGACGTCTCCACTTTTGCGCGATTTGCCACAGACCTTGAAGCCCATGGGGGCAGCGCAGAAGCTGTCACGGACGTCAGCATGGACTTGTCTCCCGCCTTCCAGAAAGGGGCTAAAGAGCATCTTCCCAACGCCCAGGTGACCTTTGATCGTTTCCACCTCATGAAGCTCGTCAACGAGGCCGTGGACGCGGTACGCAGGAGCGAAGCATTTACCCAGCCAGACCTCAAAAAGACCCGCTGGCTCTGGCTCAAGAATGAACGGAAACTCAAGGTGAAGCAGAAAGAAAAGCTGCAGGCATTACTCAAAGACCAGAACCTCAAGACGGCGCAGGCCTACCAATTCCGCCTGACCTTTCAGGACATCTTCACGATCAAGAATCGCCATCAGGGTGCTACCCTCTTGAAAGCCTGGTTGGAAAACGCCAAGACCAGCGATCTGCCGCCTATCGTCAAGGTTGCCTACACCATCATGAATCATTGGGATGGTGTGCTCCACTGGTTTGAGAGCCAGATCACCAATGGAATTCTGGAAGGTTTTAACAGCCTCATTCAATCCGCCAAGGCGAAAGCTCGGGGTTACCGTACCCACAAGAACTTTATCAATATGGCCTACCTGATCTTGGGTAAGCTGGATCTCAGGCTACCCACTTGA
- a CDS encoding glycosyltransferase family 2 protein gives MRPKVFTIILNWNGHHDTMTCLNSIKKSTYTDNQVVVIDNGSSDESIKAIEHFDDFYILIKTGVNLGFSGGCNVGIKYALEQHAEYIWLLNNDTEVDSNALHEMVSKAESDTRIGVVGSVIHDMGTINHIQAWGGGWVSKLTGRAGHYFTVNDEPHIDYITGTSMLLRASAVNDVGLFDEKSFFMYWEDVDLCCRLRKAGWKLAVANNSKIFHKKSASVGNNSPLLDYYYNTSAIRFYLKNYKNPFIPILVGTSGRLLKRVLSRDKKRIVSTLKGSWVGLTKR, from the coding sequence ATGAGGCCAAAAGTATTTACTATAATTCTTAACTGGAACGGACATCATGATACCATGACCTGTCTCAATTCAATAAAAAAATCTACATACACTGACAATCAGGTAGTTGTAATTGATAATGGTTCCTCAGATGAGTCCATCAAAGCTATTGAGCATTTTGATGATTTCTATATTTTGATTAAAACTGGGGTTAATCTCGGTTTCTCTGGTGGGTGTAACGTTGGCATTAAATATGCCCTAGAACAACATGCTGAATATATCTGGCTGCTAAACAATGATACGGAAGTAGATTCTAATGCATTGCATGAGATGGTCAGTAAAGCAGAGTCTGATACTAGAATAGGGGTTGTCGGCAGCGTCATTCATGACATGGGCACAATCAATCACATACAGGCTTGGGGTGGTGGTTGGGTGAGCAAACTAACGGGACGAGCTGGACATTATTTTACTGTAAATGATGAACCTCACATTGATTATATTACGGGGACCAGCATGCTTTTAAGGGCCTCTGCAGTGAATGATGTCGGGTTATTTGATGAAAAGTCCTTTTTTATGTATTGGGAAGATGTCGATTTATGCTGTCGCCTTCGTAAAGCAGGATGGAAACTGGCTGTTGCGAATAATTCTAAAATATTTCATAAAAAGTCAGCATCTGTAGGCAACAACAGTCCACTTCTGGATTATTATTACAATACATCTGCCATTAGATTTTATCTTAAAAATTATAAAAATCCATTTATTCCGATTTTAGTTGGAACTTCAGGAAGGCTGCTCAAACGTGTATTGAGTCGAGATAAAAAACGGATTGTAAGTACCTTGAAAGGAAGTTGGGTAGGACTTACCAAGCGTTAA